The Pantoea sp. At-9b genome includes a window with the following:
- the hutI gene encoding imidazolonepropionase: MAEAKQIDSLWLGADIVTMREGRYNLIADGALAVDQGKLVWVGPRSELPAFNARQQHHFDGGIITPGLVDCHTHLVFGGDRSAEFEQRLNGVSYAEIAAQGGGILSTVRATRAATQEELVAAARWRLDRLLAEGVTTVEIKSGYGLDEASELTMLRAIRQLAQSVPADVLATCLAAHSFPPEFKDNPQGWVDIICERLLPQVQAEGLADAVDAFCEHLAFSPQQVRQVFDKAQALGMPIKLHAEQLSSLGGAALAASYGALSADHLEYATESDVQAMAQHGTVAVLLPGAFYLLRETQRPPVALFRQYGVPMALASDANPGTSPALSLRLMLNMGCTLFGMTPEEALAGVTLWGAQALGLQQTQGSLESGKVANFVHWPLARPAELVYWLGGELPCQVIYRGEAQ, translated from the coding sequence ATGGCAGAAGCGAAGCAGATCGACAGCCTGTGGTTGGGCGCGGATATTGTGACCATGCGCGAAGGCCGCTACAACCTGATTGCCGACGGTGCGCTGGCGGTGGACCAGGGCAAGCTGGTATGGGTAGGGCCGCGCAGTGAGCTACCGGCGTTTAACGCGCGGCAGCAACACCACTTTGACGGTGGCATCATCACGCCGGGCCTGGTGGATTGCCACACCCATCTGGTATTTGGCGGTGACCGCAGCGCAGAATTTGAACAGCGCCTGAACGGGGTCAGCTATGCTGAGATTGCCGCGCAGGGCGGCGGCATCCTTTCCACGGTACGCGCCACGCGAGCAGCGACACAGGAAGAACTGGTGGCTGCGGCGCGCTGGCGGCTGGATCGTCTGCTGGCGGAAGGCGTGACCACGGTTGAGATCAAGTCCGGTTATGGGCTGGATGAAGCCAGCGAGCTGACAATGCTGCGCGCGATTCGCCAGCTGGCGCAAAGTGTCCCTGCTGATGTGCTGGCGACCTGTCTGGCCGCGCACAGCTTCCCACCCGAGTTCAAAGACAACCCGCAAGGCTGGGTGGATATTATTTGCGAGCGACTGCTGCCGCAGGTGCAGGCGGAAGGGCTGGCGGATGCGGTAGACGCGTTCTGCGAACATCTGGCGTTCTCACCACAGCAGGTCCGCCAGGTTTTTGATAAAGCGCAAGCGTTGGGGATGCCGATCAAACTGCACGCCGAGCAGCTCTCCTCACTGGGCGGCGCGGCGCTGGCGGCCAGTTATGGTGCTCTGTCGGCAGACCATCTGGAATACGCCACCGAGAGCGACGTGCAGGCCATGGCGCAACATGGCACGGTCGCCGTCCTGCTGCCGGGCGCATTTTATCTGCTGCGCGAAACGCAACGGCCACCGGTGGCGCTGTTTCGTCAGTACGGCGTACCGATGGCGCTGGCCAGCGATGCCAACCCCGGCACCTCACCGGCGCTGTCGCTGCGCCTGATGTTGAATATGGGTTGCACGCTGTTTGGCATGACGCCGGAAGAGGCGCTGGCAGGTGTGACCCTGTGGGGCGCACAGGCGCTGGGGTTACAGCAGACGCAGGGTTCGCTGGAGTCAGGCAAAGTGGCGAATTTTGTCCACTGGCCGCTGGCGCGTCCGGCGGAACTGGTTTATTGGTTGGGCGGCGAATTGCCGTGCCAGGTTATCTATCGTGGAGAAGCGCAATGA
- the hutG gene encoding N-formylglutamate deformylase produces MTPFHFTEGKLPLLVSIPHAGTQLTPEVDAGLSDAARGLPDTDWHIPLLYDFVRDLGASVLIGHYSRFVIDLNRPPDNQPLYTTATTGLYPETLFDGTPTFAPGKTPTAEQRQGYLDQIWHPYHQQIQQELARLKAQHGYALLFDAHSIASVIPRLFEGRLPDLNIGTNEGSSCSPAVTAAIEAVCAAQTEYRWVVNGRFKGGYITRAYGQPAQGVQAVQLELAQINYMDETPPFAWQQARAAQLQKVLKPLLQAFLQQGKA; encoded by the coding sequence ATGACACCGTTTCATTTTACCGAAGGGAAGCTGCCGCTGCTGGTCAGCATTCCGCACGCCGGGACGCAGCTAACGCCAGAAGTCGATGCCGGGTTAAGCGATGCCGCCCGGGGTTTGCCGGATACCGACTGGCACATTCCGCTGCTGTACGATTTTGTGCGCGATCTGGGTGCCAGCGTGCTGATTGGGCACTACTCACGTTTTGTCATTGATCTGAACCGTCCACCGGACAATCAGCCGTTGTACACCACCGCCACCACCGGTCTGTACCCGGAGACACTGTTTGATGGCACCCCGACCTTTGCGCCGGGCAAAACGCCGACGGCGGAGCAGCGTCAGGGTTATCTGGATCAGATCTGGCACCCGTATCATCAGCAGATTCAGCAGGAGCTGGCGCGTCTGAAGGCGCAGCACGGCTACGCGCTGTTGTTTGATGCTCACTCCATCGCCTCGGTGATCCCGCGTCTGTTTGAGGGGCGTCTGCCAGATTTGAATATCGGGACCAATGAAGGCAGCAGTTGCTCACCGGCGGTGACGGCAGCGATTGAGGCAGTGTGCGCGGCCCAAACCGAATACCGTTGGGTGGTCAATGGACGCTTTAAGGGCGGTTATATCACCCGTGCCTATGGGCAGCCAGCGCAGGGCGTGCAGGCGGTACAGCTGGAACTGGCACAGATTAATTATATGGATGAAACGCCACCGTTCGCCTGGCAGCAGGCCCGGGCTGCGCAGTTGCAGAAGGTACTGAAACCGCTGTTGCAGGCGTTTTTGCAGCAGGGTAAAGCGTAA
- a CDS encoding transporter substrate-binding domain-containing protein, with the protein MTHRTTFRRFCLTTLFSSLLLSGVAAQAKEWKSITIATEGSYEPWNLTLPGGKLGGFEPELMADLCKRMGVQCKLVVQNWDGMIAGLNAGKYDVIMDAIVITPDRKKVVSFTTPYASTPATFITVKDSLLPPDTHIIKLHDDAKEIEPAIAPLKAALKGKTIGIASGTVYTPFIDKYFKDVADVREYTTSADAILDLQAGRIDAVFDDVTFAQSMLARKENSNLTFSGPQLGGPIWGEGEAMGVRMADGDLKAKLDAAIHAALADGTVKTLSEKWFKTDVTP; encoded by the coding sequence ATGACGCACCGCACCACATTTCGCCGTTTTTGCCTCACGACCCTGTTTTCCAGCCTGCTGCTGAGCGGTGTTGCCGCGCAGGCCAAAGAGTGGAAATCGATCACCATTGCTACCGAAGGCAGTTATGAACCCTGGAACCTGACGCTGCCGGGCGGCAAGCTGGGCGGCTTTGAACCGGAGCTGATGGCCGATCTGTGCAAACGCATGGGGGTGCAGTGCAAGCTGGTGGTGCAGAACTGGGACGGCATGATCGCCGGACTGAACGCCGGAAAATATGATGTGATCATGGATGCGATAGTCATCACCCCGGACCGCAAAAAAGTGGTGAGCTTCACCACGCCATATGCCTCCACCCCGGCCACCTTTATCACCGTGAAAGATTCCCTGCTGCCGCCGGATACCCACATCATCAAGTTGCACGATGATGCGAAAGAGATCGAACCGGCAATTGCGCCACTGAAAGCGGCGTTAAAAGGCAAAACCATCGGTATTGCCTCCGGCACGGTCTACACCCCGTTTATCGATAAATACTTCAAAGACGTCGCCGATGTGCGCGAATACACCACCTCGGCTGATGCGATTCTTGATCTCCAGGCCGGTCGTATCGACGCGGTGTTCGATGATGTCACCTTTGCGCAATCCATGCTGGCACGCAAAGAGAACAGCAACCTGACCTTCAGCGGCCCGCAACTGGGTGGCCCAATCTGGGGCGAAGGGGAAGCGATGGGCGTGCGCATGGCAGACGGCGATCTGAAAGCCAAACTGGATGCCGCCATCCATGCGGCGCTGGCGGATGGCACCGTGAAAACCCTGAGTGAGAAGTGGTTTAAAACTGACGTAACCCCGTAA
- a CDS encoding ABC transporter permease, which yields MMSLLSFGADGWGRLILSAALTTLLLSLAALLIGALVGSGVAAAKLSTQRWLRWLGEAYSTVFRGIPELLVIYLFYFGGSGLITLIGQMFGADGFIEAPPFLIGALAIGLISGSYQGEVYRAARLALAKGEIEAAVAIGMPRWRIAQRILLPQVVRYALPGMSNVWQMSLKDSALVSVTGIVELMRASQIAAGSTRDYFTFYLVGGACYLVLTLLSNHAFRRAESRLGRAWQSRTAAQH from the coding sequence ATGATGAGCCTGCTGAGTTTTGGTGCTGACGGCTGGGGCCGTCTGATCCTGAGCGCTGCCTTAACCACCTTGCTGCTGTCGCTGGCGGCGTTGCTGATTGGCGCGCTGGTGGGATCCGGCGTCGCAGCGGCGAAACTCTCCACGCAACGCTGGCTGCGCTGGTTGGGCGAAGCCTATTCCACTGTGTTTCGTGGTATCCCGGAATTGTTGGTGATCTACCTGTTCTACTTCGGTGGCTCCGGGTTGATCACCCTGATCGGTCAGATGTTCGGTGCGGATGGTTTTATCGAAGCGCCACCGTTTCTGATTGGGGCACTGGCGATCGGGCTTATCTCGGGTTCCTATCAAGGGGAAGTGTATCGGGCGGCGCGGCTGGCACTGGCGAAAGGTGAGATCGAAGCCGCCGTGGCGATCGGCATGCCGCGCTGGCGCATCGCCCAGCGGATTCTGCTGCCACAGGTGGTGCGCTATGCACTGCCCGGCATGTCGAATGTGTGGCAGATGAGCCTGAAAGATTCGGCGCTGGTGTCGGTGACCGGCATCGTTGAATTGATGCGTGCCAGCCAGATTGCCGCAGGCTCCACCCGCGATTACTTCACCTTCTATTTAGTGGGCGGGGCCTGTTATCTGGTGCTGACCCTGCTTTCCAACCATGCGTTTCGTCGGGCGGAATCACGCCTTGGCCGCGCCTGGCAAAGTCGCACTGCGGCGCAGCATTAA
- a CDS encoding ABC transporter permease, producing MIDFAFLSDTFLKLSAALPVTLGLFISAFLCGGLLALGILTLRMSRWRVLSGFARGYILVFRGSPLLIQLFLIYYGLGQFGVIRHSFVWPFLREPFICAVLALSLCTAAYTAEILRGALLAVPPGQVEAGLACGMSRGLLLRRIIAPIMLRYALPAYSTEAILLVKSTALASLVTVWDVTGVAQQIIQRTYRTMEVFLCAAAIYLILNFIIVQLYALLERRLTPVHRVEKKPLPAVKPIAGE from the coding sequence ATGATCGACTTCGCCTTTCTGAGTGATACCTTTCTGAAGCTGAGCGCCGCGTTGCCGGTCACGCTCGGCCTGTTTATCAGCGCTTTTCTGTGTGGTGGGCTGCTGGCGTTGGGCATTCTGACGCTGCGTATGAGCCGCTGGCGAGTGCTGAGTGGGTTTGCGCGCGGCTACATTCTGGTGTTCCGTGGCTCTCCGCTGTTGATTCAACTGTTTCTAATCTACTACGGTCTCGGCCAGTTTGGTGTGATTCGCCATAGCTTTGTCTGGCCGTTTCTGCGCGAACCCTTTATCTGTGCGGTGCTGGCATTGTCGCTGTGTACTGCCGCTTACACCGCCGAGATCCTACGTGGGGCGCTGTTGGCGGTGCCGCCAGGTCAGGTGGAGGCCGGGCTGGCATGTGGCATGTCGCGCGGTCTGTTACTGCGCCGCATTATCGCGCCAATTATGTTGCGTTATGCGCTACCGGCGTACTCCACCGAAGCGATTCTGCTGGTGAAATCCACCGCCCTCGCCAGTCTGGTCACCGTCTGGGACGTCACCGGGGTGGCGCAACAGATCATTCAGCGCACCTACCGCACCATGGAGGTGTTCCTGTGTGCGGCCGCTATCTATCTGATTTTGAACTTTATTATCGTCCAGCTTTACGCGCTGCTTGAGCGCCGTCTGACCCCGGTGCATCGCGTTGAAAAAAAGCCGTTGCCCGCCGTTAAACCGATTGCCGGAGAGTGA
- a CDS encoding ABC transporter ATP-binding protein — translation MHDLHPITLSATDIHKSFGAMEVLKGINLQARKGDVISILGASGSGKSTLLRCINLLETPDAGVVSVGGETIEMKRHARGHQLAANPKQIERLRSRLGMVFQSFNLWSHMTVLQNVIEGPHYVLKRDKKSCIAQAEQLLDRVGLLNRKDFYPAQLSGGQQQRVAIARALAMDPEVMLFDEPTSALDPELVGEVLKVMRSLAEEGRTMLVVTHEMGFARNVSNRVVFMHQGTIDCEGSPDQLFGEQGSQRFKQFISSHQRTEQPA, via the coding sequence ATGCACGATTTACACCCGATTACCCTGTCCGCCACTGATATCCACAAATCCTTTGGTGCGATGGAAGTGCTGAAAGGTATCAATTTACAGGCGCGCAAAGGCGACGTGATCTCGATTCTGGGTGCCAGCGGTTCCGGCAAAAGTACCTTGCTGCGCTGCATCAACCTGCTGGAGACGCCCGATGCCGGCGTGGTGAGCGTCGGCGGTGAAACCATTGAGATGAAGCGCCACGCCCGTGGCCATCAACTGGCCGCCAACCCGAAACAAATTGAGCGTCTGCGGTCGCGGCTTGGCATGGTGTTCCAGAGTTTCAACCTGTGGTCACATATGACAGTGCTGCAAAACGTGATTGAAGGGCCGCATTACGTGCTGAAACGTGACAAAAAAAGCTGCATCGCGCAGGCGGAGCAACTGCTGGACCGCGTGGGTCTGCTCAATCGCAAAGACTTCTACCCGGCACAACTGTCGGGCGGTCAGCAGCAACGGGTGGCGATTGCCCGTGCGCTGGCGATGGACCCGGAAGTGATGCTGTTCGATGAACCCACCTCGGCGCTGGACCCGGAATTGGTCGGCGAAGTGTTGAAGGTGATGCGCAGTCTGGCGGAAGAGGGGCGCACCATGCTGGTGGTCACGCATGAGATGGGCTTTGCCCGTAACGTCTCAAACCGCGTGGTGTTTATGCACCAGGGTACTATCGATTGTGAAGGATCGCCGGACCAGCTGTTCGGTGAACAGGGGTCGCAGCGCTTTAAGCAATTTATCTCCAGCCATCAACGCACGGAGCAACCGGCATGA
- the hutH gene encoding histidine ammonia-lyase, whose translation MSGTVIWGDGPLNWQEVVAVARHGAELALSANAWQRIARGRDIVAEIVSSGHIAYGINTGLGALCNITLAEEQLSQLSRNTLLSHACGVGPLLPADEVRAIMCAAIANYSHGKSGVSVALVQQLLALLNQQIIPQVPSQGSVGYLTHMAHIGLALIGVGEVTYQQQTLPAEQALALAGLAPFRPGAKEGLSLVNGTPCMTGMACLALDDAMRLLDCADVTGAMSFEALRGQLLAFDAEIIALKASPGMQRSAQRLRQLLNDSPLLQASRGVRTQDALSLRSMPQVHGACRDQFDHAATQVNTELNACTDNPLVLGTPDNWRVVSQANPHGESVAMACDLLAIAMAELGSIAERRLDRLVNPLVSGLPAFLVAQPGVNSGMMIAQYVAASLCAENRQLAQPAVLDNYVTSGLQEDHLSLGTGAALKLLKLVGNVWQILAIEYLLAAQALDFHGENQLASGTSQALRRLRAVVANWQEDRWLAPEMARAVQVLKTWQG comes from the coding sequence ATGAGTGGCACAGTGATTTGGGGCGATGGCCCGCTGAACTGGCAGGAGGTGGTCGCAGTGGCGCGTCACGGTGCTGAATTAGCCCTGAGCGCTAACGCCTGGCAGCGCATTGCCCGCGGGCGGGACATTGTGGCCGAAATCGTTTCCAGTGGGCATATCGCCTATGGCATCAACACCGGGCTGGGGGCGCTGTGCAACATCACGCTGGCGGAAGAGCAACTGAGTCAGTTATCGCGCAATACGCTGCTCAGTCATGCCTGTGGCGTCGGGCCACTGCTGCCCGCAGATGAAGTGCGGGCAATTATGTGTGCCGCCATCGCCAACTACAGCCATGGCAAATCGGGCGTCTCGGTGGCGCTGGTGCAGCAGTTGTTGGCATTGCTGAATCAACAGATTATCCCGCAGGTGCCGTCGCAAGGTTCGGTGGGTTATCTTACCCATATGGCGCATATCGGACTGGCGTTGATTGGCGTCGGCGAGGTGACGTATCAACAACAAACCCTGCCCGCTGAACAGGCGCTGGCGTTGGCCGGTTTGGCCCCGTTCCGCCCGGGAGCGAAAGAGGGGTTGAGCCTGGTCAATGGCACGCCCTGTATGACGGGTATGGCGTGTCTGGCGTTGGATGATGCCATGCGTTTGCTTGACTGTGCTGATGTCACCGGGGCGATGAGTTTCGAGGCGCTGCGTGGGCAGTTGTTGGCTTTCGATGCGGAAATCATCGCGCTGAAAGCCAGTCCGGGGATGCAGCGCAGCGCGCAGCGGTTACGGCAGCTATTGAACGATAGCCCATTGTTGCAGGCCAGTCGTGGCGTGCGCACCCAGGATGCCCTTAGCCTGCGCTCCATGCCGCAGGTGCACGGTGCCTGTCGTGATCAGTTCGATCATGCGGCCACGCAGGTGAATACCGAGCTGAATGCCTGCACCGATAACCCGCTGGTGCTCGGTACGCCGGATAACTGGCGTGTGGTATCGCAGGCGAACCCGCACGGTGAATCGGTGGCGATGGCCTGTGATTTGCTGGCGATTGCCATGGCGGAGCTGGGCAGCATTGCCGAACGTCGGCTTGATCGTCTGGTGAATCCGCTGGTCAGCGGCCTACCGGCGTTCCTGGTGGCGCAGCCGGGGGTCAATTCCGGCATGATGATCGCGCAGTATGTCGCCGCGTCGTTGTGCGCGGAGAACCGTCAGTTAGCACAACCGGCGGTACTGGATAACTATGTGACCTCTGGCTTGCAGGAGGATCACCTGAGCCTGGGTACTGGCGCGGCGCTGAAGCTGTTGAAGCTGGTGGGTAATGTCTGGCAAATTCTGGCGATAGAATATCTGCTGGCGGCACAGGCGCTGGATTTCCACGGTGAAAACCAGTTGGCAAGCGGGACGTCGCAGGCATTGCGTCGCCTGCGAGCGGTGGTCGCCAACTGGCAGGAGGACCGCTGGCTGGCACCGGAAATGGCGCGTGCCGTGCAGGTTCTCAAAACCTGGCAGGGTTAA
- a CDS encoding flavin reductase family protein, whose amino-acid sequence MTRQRYSYQPRAGHGLPHDPLNAIIGPRPIGWISSQSASGQRNLAPYSFFNCFNYHPPIIGFASSGWKDSVRNISESKAFVWNLATRPLAEAMNESSASVPPEQDEFALAGLTPIRASHVNVSMVAESPVNFECRLTQCIRLQDVQGTELESWLVLGEVVAIHIDEQLLENGIYQTAKAQPILRAGGPSAYYGISEALRFDLVRPDARRA is encoded by the coding sequence ATGACGCGTCAGCGCTATTCTTACCAACCCCGTGCCGGTCACGGCTTACCGCACGATCCCCTCAACGCCATCATCGGTCCGCGCCCGATTGGCTGGATCAGTTCACAAAGTGCCAGCGGCCAGCGCAACCTCGCGCCTTACAGTTTTTTTAACTGCTTCAACTACCATCCGCCGATCATCGGTTTTGCCAGCAGCGGCTGGAAAGACAGCGTGCGTAATATCAGCGAGAGCAAAGCGTTTGTCTGGAACCTGGCGACGCGTCCGTTGGCCGAAGCGATGAACGAAAGCTCCGCTTCCGTGCCGCCGGAGCAGGATGAATTTGCGCTGGCTGGCTTGACCCCGATCCGCGCCTCGCATGTTAACGTCAGCATGGTGGCGGAAAGCCCGGTCAATTTTGAGTGCCGGTTGACACAATGCATCCGTTTGCAGGATGTACAGGGTACGGAGCTGGAGAGCTGGCTGGTGCTGGGGGAAGTGGTGGCGATTCATATTGATGAGCAGTTGCTGGAAAACGGCATCTACCAAACGGCAAAAGCGCAACCGATCCTGCGTGCCGGTGGCCCTTCGGCCTACTACGGCATCAGTGAAGCGTTGCGCTTTGATTTGGTACGCCCGGATGCGCGTCGCGCTTAA
- the rlmF gene encoding 23S rRNA (adenine(1618)-N(6))-methyltransferase RlmF — translation MNKPAATSPFHPRNRHQGRYDFAALTAAHPPLADKVRPNGYGDLSVDFADPQAVMLLNQALLKLFYNLNWQLPAGYLTPPVPGRADYIHALADLLATDNGGVIPRDVDVMDIGCGANCIYPLIGHAEYGWRFTGTDITAEAITAANQIVASNPGLQRGIRLRRQKQPEAIFAGVVHKNERYQAVLCNPPFHASAEDAAAGSQRKVRNLGLKKSTPLNFGGQHNELWCDGGERQFVGQMIAESVAFADRIVWFTSLVSRKENLPALRDQLRDLDAYDVRIIEMAQGQKQSRFIAWTFLPEAARAQRLRR, via the coding sequence ATGAACAAGCCAGCCGCCACTTCGCCTTTCCATCCGCGTAACCGCCATCAGGGCCGTTATGATTTTGCTGCTCTGACGGCGGCGCATCCGCCCCTGGCGGACAAAGTCCGTCCGAACGGCTACGGCGACCTGTCGGTGGATTTCGCCGATCCGCAGGCGGTGATGTTACTTAATCAGGCGTTGCTGAAGCTGTTCTATAACCTCAACTGGCAGTTGCCGGCAGGTTATCTGACGCCGCCGGTGCCGGGCCGGGCAGATTATATCCATGCGCTGGCCGATTTGCTGGCGACCGACAACGGCGGGGTGATCCCGCGCGATGTGGATGTGATGGATATTGGTTGCGGTGCTAACTGCATCTATCCGTTAATTGGTCATGCCGAATACGGCTGGCGTTTCACCGGCACCGATATCACAGCAGAGGCGATCACTGCCGCCAACCAGATCGTGGCGAGCAATCCGGGATTACAGCGTGGTATTCGCTTACGCCGTCAGAAGCAACCCGAGGCGATTTTTGCCGGGGTAGTGCACAAAAACGAACGCTATCAGGCGGTGCTGTGTAATCCGCCATTCCATGCTTCAGCGGAGGACGCGGCGGCGGGCAGTCAACGTAAAGTGCGTAACCTCGGCTTGAAGAAAAGCACGCCGCTCAACTTTGGTGGTCAGCATAACGAGTTGTGGTGCGACGGCGGCGAACGTCAGTTTGTCGGCCAGATGATTGCCGAAAGCGTCGCTTTTGCCGACCGTATTGTGTGGTTCACCTCGCTGGTATCGCGCAAAGAGAATCTGCCCGCGCTGCGTGACCAGTTGCGCGATCTTGATGCGTATGACGTCCGCATCATCGAGATGGCGCAGGGCCAGAAGCAGAGCCGCTTTATCGCCTGGACCTTCCTGCCGGAAGCCGCACGCGCCCAGCGGCTAAGACGCTAA
- the ybiO gene encoding mechanosensitive channel protein → MLFASPQWRRAICWSLTLVACLLLIPATQAVTLPQAAVAAQQSSSPASNDNSAPTLEEKKAAYAALANILANNDSRQELIDQLRQAANSPSTTQAPVLAPPQAESDDPTVLESVTSVTREYGGEVASQFLRLHDSITNAPHKAFNQQTFLNALKHFVGLAAAVFACYWLARRLMAPVWQRMGRWGRNHNLERSKWLHLPATIVLAFIIDLLLLALTLFIGQIISDNYHGDNRTIAYQQGLFLNAFALIEFFKAVLRLIFCPRFPTLRFFHLSDARARYWNTRLSWLSGIIGYGLLVVVPIVSNQVNMQIAALVNVLVMGIMTVWALWLIFRNKRNIHEELTRLADRSLSFFALFIRAFGMVWHWLASAYFITLFLLSIFNPGDSLKFMMSATVRSLAIICIAALISGMLTRWIGKTLTLSPDLRRNYPELQKRVNDWVKAILKLARVITVLATLLLLLNAWNLFDLWHWLKFGTGQKMVDVLIRIVMIVLLSAIGWTLLASLIESRLASDSHGRPMPSARTRTLLTLFRNALAVVISTITIMILLSEVGVNIAPLLAGAGALGLAVSFGSQTLVKDIITGIFIQFENGMNTGDLVTIGTITGTVERMSIRSVGVRQDTGALNIIPWSSITTFANFVRGIGSFVANYDVDRSEDTEKVNATLQAAVKELLENPEIRGMVIGEPSFAGLVGLTNQSFTVRVSFTTQPLKQWSVRFALDDKVKKHFDAAGIKAPHQTVEVMQTGSDVASAASFPALPPGP, encoded by the coding sequence ATGTTGTTTGCCAGCCCACAATGGCGTCGTGCCATCTGCTGGAGCCTCACTCTTGTTGCCTGTCTGCTGCTGATCCCAGCCACTCAGGCGGTCACCCTGCCACAGGCGGCGGTTGCCGCACAGCAATCCTCGTCACCTGCGTCTAACGACAACAGCGCCCCGACGCTGGAGGAGAAAAAAGCCGCTTATGCCGCGCTGGCGAACATTCTGGCAAACAACGACTCGCGTCAGGAGCTGATCGACCAGCTACGCCAGGCGGCTAACAGCCCCTCGACCACCCAGGCGCCGGTACTGGCTCCCCCACAGGCGGAAAGTGACGATCCCACCGTGCTGGAGAGTGTCACCAGCGTCACCCGCGAGTACGGCGGTGAAGTGGCATCACAGTTTCTCCGCCTGCACGACAGCATCACTAACGCGCCGCATAAAGCGTTCAACCAGCAAACCTTTCTCAATGCCCTGAAACACTTCGTCGGTCTGGCGGCCGCCGTCTTTGCTTGCTACTGGCTGGCTCGACGTCTGATGGCACCGGTGTGGCAACGTATGGGGCGTTGGGGGCGCAATCACAACCTTGAGCGCAGCAAATGGCTGCATCTGCCCGCCACCATCGTGCTGGCCTTTATCATTGATTTATTGCTGTTGGCGCTCACCTTATTTATCGGTCAGATCATCAGTGACAACTACCACGGCGACAACCGCACCATTGCTTATCAGCAGGGGCTATTTCTCAATGCCTTCGCCTTGATTGAGTTTTTCAAGGCGGTACTGCGCCTGATTTTCTGTCCCCGCTTCCCGACCCTGCGCTTCTTTCATCTGTCCGATGCGCGCGCCCGCTACTGGAACACCCGCCTGAGCTGGCTCAGTGGCATCATCGGTTACGGTTTATTAGTGGTCGTGCCCATCGTCTCTAATCAGGTCAATATGCAAATCGCGGCGCTGGTGAACGTGCTGGTGATGGGGATCATGACGGTGTGGGCGCTGTGGTTGATCTTTCGTAACAAACGCAATATTCACGAAGAGCTGACGCGCCTTGCCGATCGCAGCCTGAGCTTCTTTGCCCTGTTTATCCGCGCCTTTGGCATGGTGTGGCACTGGTTAGCGAGTGCCTACTTCATCACGCTGTTCCTGCTCTCCATTTTCAATCCCGGCGACAGCCTGAAGTTTATGATGTCGGCCACCGTGCGCAGTCTGGCGATCATTTGTATTGCGGCGCTGATTTCCGGCATGTTGACCCGCTGGATTGGCAAAACGCTCACGCTCTCCCCTGACCTACGACGCAACTATCCGGAGTTACAAAAACGCGTTAATGACTGGGTGAAGGCGATCCTCAAACTGGCGCGGGTGATCACCGTACTGGCTACGCTGTTACTGCTGCTGAATGCGTGGAACCTGTTTGATCTTTGGCACTGGCTGAAATTTGGCACCGGACAGAAGATGGTCGATGTGCTGATCCGCATCGTGATGATTGTGCTGCTGTCCGCGATTGGCTGGACGTTGCTGGCCAGCCTGATTGAGAGCCGTCTGGCCTCGGATTCTCATGGCCGTCCCATGCCCAGCGCCCGTACCCGCACGCTATTGACGCTGTTTCGCAACGCGCTGGCGGTGGTCATCAGTACCATCACCATCATGATCTTGCTGTCTGAGGTTGGGGTGAATATCGCTCCGCTGTTGGCAGGTGCGGGCGCACTGGGGCTGGCGGTGTCGTTCGGCTCACAGACGCTGGTGAAAGATATCATCACCGGGATCTTTATCCAGTTTGAAAATGGCATGAATACCGGCGATCTGGTGACCATCGGCACCATCACCGGCACGGTGGAACGGATGTCGATTCGCTCCGTCGGGGTGCGCCAGGACACCGGAGCGTTAAATATCATCCCTTGGTCCTCGATCACCACCTTCGCTAACTTTGTGCGCGGCATCGGTTCGTTCGTCGCCAACTATGATGTTGACCGCAGCGAAGACACGGAGAAAGTGAATGCAACCTTGCAGGCAGCGGTGAAAGAATTGCTGGAAAATCCGGAGATTCGCGGCATGGTGATTGGTGAGCCAAGCTTTGCCGGATTGGTCGGACTGACCAATCAATCCTTTACCGTGCGCGTATCCTTCACCACCCAACCGCTGAAACAATGGTCGGTCAGATTTGCGCTGGACGACAAGGTAAAAAAACACTTTGATGCTGCGGGCATCAAAGCGCCCCATCAGACGGTAGAGGTGATGCAAACCGGCAGCGACGTGGCCTCCGCCGCCAGTTTCCCGGCACTGCCGCCGGGGCCGTAA